A segment of the Myxocyprinus asiaticus isolate MX2 ecotype Aquarium Trade chromosome 10, UBuf_Myxa_2, whole genome shotgun sequence genome:
ggatttttagatatttttacaggaaaacaataaaaaatgttttatcaagaatacgattttttgccctaatatcaaaaattttactagaaaaaattaaattatgatctaatgtgaattttcttgataaaaaaatatgatcgtgcctggtaacatgcatgtaaaatggctagaaatagcattttagcttagcgtaaagctgacaatttacacaaggtttatttctatttcttctgctccaaacttacttctctttctgctcatatgaatgtaacatcataagaaagtgtttcaccgctgttcaaatgcagtttggatcgcatcatttatatgtataaatgttctccatctgaaaggactaaatattaaatgaaacaaatgacaataaaatgcaaagtaatctcttcagtaatcaaaatactttttgaatgtaactgtattctaattatcactgatttaatttgtaactgtagtggaatacagttacttatattttgtattttaaatatgtaatcccattacatgtatttcgttactccccaaccctgacttcAATAACAGTCATAGAGCATTTCTGTCCATAAGCTGACGAAGTATTTCTGTTCTCAACGTAATCTATTCCCAAGTAATGACTGTACTTGTTAAAGACACATATAGTCCACTAAAATTGTGACCATATGCATTTCTTATTCaagatactgtatatgcacacAATCGTATTCAGTTGTTAGGCATATATCTCTTTTCCATCAACGAAGGCTCATACGCTGACGAagtacagttgtgttcaaataaATAGCAGTGCGTTAATAaaagtgaaatattttttaatagcttttatttccatatttcaaaTGTAGTGGAAATATTACACATTCAATTCCAAATCAAAGcattaacacattttatcaagTCTGTGTTATTCTTTTACAGGAAGCAAAGAAAAGGAATATTAATCTGTTCAAAAAAATAGCAGCGTTGACATTTTTCTCTACAAACTCAGTATTTAGTTGCATAACCATTGTTTTTGATAACTGCTGCGCATCTGCGTTGCATTGAGTCAACCAACTTCTGGCACCTAGAAACAGGTATTTCAGCCCAGGATGAACGAACTGCATTCCACAGTTCCTGTGAATTTTTGGGTTTTGCTTCagaaactgcatttttaatgtcACCCCACAAGTTTTCAATGGGGTTGAGGTCAGAGGATTGAGCTGGCCACTCCATTACCTCAATCCTTTTTGTCTGGAACCAAGATGTTGCTCGCTTACTTgtgtgtttggggtcattgtcttgtTGAAACACCCATTTCAGGGGCATTTCCTCTTCGGCACAGGGCAACATAATCTCTTCAAGTATTTTGATGTATTCAAACTGATCCATGATCCCTGGTATACGATAAATAGACCCAACACCATAGTATGAAAAACATCCCCATACCATGATTTttgcaccaccatgcttcactgtcttCACAGTATACTGTGGCTTGAATTCAGTACCCGGAGGTCACCTGATGTACTGTCGATGACCACTAGACCCGAAAAGAACAATTTTactctcatcagtccacagaatgtTACGCCATTTCTCTTTGGGCCAATCGATGTGTTCCTTGGCAAATTTTTACCGATGCTGCACATGCCGTTTTTTTCAACAATGGTGCTTTACGGGGGTTTTTTGCTGATAGCTTAGCTTCGATCAAACGTCTTCTGACTGTAACAGTACTTACAGGTAATTTTATATCAACTTTGATCTTTCTGGAGGTGATGATTGGCTGAATCTTTGCCATTCTTACTATTCTTCTATCCGTTTTAACAGTAGTTGCTAATTTTCTTCCACGTGTTTCGGGATATTGTTGCCATTTTAAAGCATTTGAGCTCATTTTAGCTGAGCATCCTATAATTTGCTGCACTCCTTTATACGTTTTCCCCTCTCCAATCAACTTTTGAATCAAATTAAGTTGTTCCTCCGAACAGTGTATGGAACGGCCCATTTTACTTAGCAATTCAGaaggaaatatattttataacaatGTGTGAAACATTTCCTTATTAAAGGACAATTAATGACACCTGTTTTTTCACAGAATGAATGAATTCTCTAATTAAACTCCACACTGCTTTTATTTTGAACACACCCCTTTCAATGAATGAGTCAATTACTCAGAACAAGCAGCATGCATGTCATGACAGTTGGGTCTGTTGTTTTAATATTACACTGCTACATCTGCAAGTAAATTATTTGCAATGCAGAAATATCACTACTACTAATAACAGTGGTTCATCAGGTTACTGATGTTgtactgctatttttttttttaacacaactgTAAGCCTTCTTTCCTACCTGCCGAGCAGCCTCCACTTTTGGCCACAGTTGTTAACGTATTGCTTTGTCCATAGTTGTTGAATCCTCTCCAAATCGTATCTCCTTTGTCTTCAGATAGGTGCTCGATTTCGCAGCTTTCCAAAGCATGTCACGTGAGGACCTGTACACGAACTGGATGATGACGGTTCTCACTTTCATGGCATTTCCTTCAAGTTTTCTTCCAAGTCGGTGTATGATATCTACATCTTGTTGAAGTTTGCTGGTAAATTCTGGAAGAACTGTGCAACAAATATCCACCACTCGTGCCTTTATGTCTTCGCCTGCCTGTTCCACCAGTCCATACAGTCTCAGATTCCATCTTCTTTTTTATCATTCTACCTCATTGAGCCTGGCTTCAATCTCTGACATTTTCTTACCATGTGCACCACTGACCTCATGAATCATCTTCATCTCCTTCTTTACATTTTTCATGTCTTCTTTGATGTCTTTTACTTCATTGAAGAGGAATTCTGTTGTTTTCTTCAGAGCTTCAGTGCTCACCGTATTTGCCCTTGAGAGTTCCTCTAATCCGCTGACTCTCTCATTTATGCATCATACAATGTTTTTTGAATTTCAGACAAGGAAGGTTCATGTTTACCTTTCTTCGGATTAGGAGTGCTGGGGGTTGAAtcaggtgttgggcctcatgtattcagatagaagacaaaggcaggcctaacacagttgtaaaaacctaactcaagcccccacataccaagtcgtaaatctgactgataaaaatcgtgccaaaatcaaacaaagggcgtccaaaacagactacaaatcccatgaagccttgctcactaaaagatcaaactctcaactcctattggatgaggcacacaacagaacgtccctcaaaccatgacatcatcaggagtagaaaacatctgaaatgcttccgggatttgcttccaacaACTTTGCTTGTcgggtgtagacgcagctcattgctgctctcaggtgcagcttcgtggcacaaggaagtaatgtccgacttgaaactgtggccatacaatctccatctcgctagacgagttgagattactctgtgttcaaccgaacactctaaaggatccgaaggagaccgccgagcaatccgcatcttcatccatttgactgcagaagtgaagagattaaagatctttccatcttcaatcaagtcgacatttctgagttctccgccagcccgccgagaatcagcagccgtgcccgccaacagagcgaggaaacggcctcccatcatcacccgagcctcaaggaaccgggtcggagttaaaggatggatgaacacacgttctacatcctcatacgattcaagcaagaggtttacgtctgggtagagatagaatattatagtgtgttattcttgtgtttcaaggtttttgctagtacagtttacagaccgccatgtccgctcattattaatactcagggtattaattatcacaactgagatttgttgtattgtggtccaaccacagtgggctgttgtgcatttccgccattgcgggtgagaccggcaaactgagtttatccattaaagaatcaaagaatgcgggaccgtttacgagccgtccactcgtctctgagtgataaactaacagctgctttctctcccacaatcgcgaaatcggctttggggccgtcacttaattctctctctctctctctctctctctctctcgtactaaccacacacacacacacacacacacacacacacacacatgtgacccctcacaaacattctggcacacatttttggctcgaaGATAGCTTcctgctaaagctcagctttgtccctaagctatcgtacaagcggatacacgcggtaactggtagacgccattgactggtttctctccgcccacattcgtggccatgaTCCCTGGCctgaagtctcgcgtgacatacaccccacgagagtcacgtccgccattttgtgcgcatccctccttacacacacacacacacacacacgcgcgcgcgcgctctctcacacacacacacaccctcatgtgttataggattatttagatttccatatctaatcatatcactgtttagtttgtagttgtaagtcggacgtttactgactgcattgtattaattattaattgatattactgcataaataaactttgtttatattacaaagagaagtgttttggtttgttttgcatatgcctgtgtcatgctgaagggatgtcagtgctcggattcaagccttcattcattgtttttccccgaaaatcgatattcttcggatgtagattttcataagaaaacaatctaatattgagactgttttactatctggttgttagtccctaattccagggtggtgccccgtcaatgttaatccttattaatattctgttgatttttgataattgataattatctttgatgattgttgaatttgaattatcaataagctagtgttaattttaattaatgtttcatcgatgttaacaattaacgattatctttgataattgttgatttaaaggattagaaaaagctaacattgattctcatcaatgttctatcgattttaataattgataattgtctatgataattattaattattgctaataaccaaacccgttcctaaacgtagcacactacatttactggagccccatatgaggttttaatgagttagattcaattaatttaaatattaattaataactaaaggaataattattaattatttctgatagtaacactgatctaaacagccagtaaagccctacacaggtAATGGAGAAAGTGTAGTGTTTTTCACTGAATATGAGTGCAATGCTTGAAAGTCAGTGCCGCAAATGTGTACTTCATCATCTTTGCTTTTCATCTTTGTTAGCGACTTTGTTAGGCTTTTTTCTTTGGCTTTACTTTCCCTGTCTTTCAGTTTTTCCGCCATGGAAGCTCACTGGGTTACAAATCGGTGAGTTGCAAAGTTGAAGAAAAAATGACATCACCTGATTAGCTTGATGATCTGATGATCAGTTATAAGGCTTTACAATTAGATGTCCATGATTggccaatttattaaacaaaaagaaCAATTTAAGGTGAAGGAAACTACACAAATACATTGAATTAAAATTTTATTGAGTTGGAATACACAAAACTTGCCTCTTCACATTTCACTCACATGTTTAACCATTCAACAAAatagagttttttatttatttatttatttttagtatggatgcttgattttttatttaattttattaaaaaatttgaattacatttttcttacCTGTGATGTGTTAAAATAACAGTCATTTAACAGAGCTTTTATTGCATATTAAGATTTGTTGACAAAACTTGATtctattaaataattacattaacaTTCTGTCTATTGCTATTACAAAGAATTTGGGTTTATACATTAGCAACAAGGAATCAGTATTTTCTATCCCCTTTCTTGCAATAATGGAGATATAGCCAGTTTTTCACAATAACAAATGTGTCAGACCTTAATAAAGTCTAAATAaaaagttatacatttttaatgattaGTGATGAACTAAACATCATTGTTGAGCTCCATTTTACAACTTAATTTTTGTCATGTATCTACATACAATGCTCATTTTGCTCATAGGTTCAAAGGTTTCAGCCCTTAAATTATAGGTTTTGTTTTCTTAGTTTTAGGTTAGTAATAATTATCTGGCCTTAACTGTGCATAGAAAAGCTGACTTTCCAAAAAAGGTATacaatttataaattaaaaaaatgtgagcATCCACACTTTTCTCGTGAGCCTAATGACCTTGtctacattttcaaatatatttaatcAATGTACATATTAGTGTGTGTGTTCTATAAAGATGACttatgtaaatatttgctgagtaAATGGTTTAGATACACAAGTCGAGAATTAATTAAgacactttttttatttgaacattaGAACACTAGTAACAGGAATCCATGATACGCCTCATGCTCATGAATCTCATGCCACCCATATTGCTGAAGCTCCTGTACTCTCCAGGCCTGAAGTAGTGCATCCTGCCTCTGTAGTGGGGCTGCTCATACATGAGCCAGTGACCGTCCATCACATGGCAAGAATTGCAGTGAGACATGCGGTAACGGTCCATGATGTTGTCACAGTCATCCATCAGCTCATACATCTGGCCCATGAAGTTCTCCCTCTCATAGATCCTCATTCTGTAAGATCCCCTGTACTGTATTggaaaataagttatattttgtttacttttttatttatcagGCAGAACCAAGAAAGACAAGTTTCCAAAATTATTTTAGCTCTAAACTATATATTAATGTTCTGCAAATGCATGAGATACACATCTAACACATCAAAATGTTCATGGAACTCACCACTGGGATCATACGGCAAGACTTGATGCAGTCACTCATTCCAAACATGGACATGTAATCAGCATATTCACCCCTCCTGAAGAAATACTGATTTCCCATGTAGTTCGGACGGTCATACATCATGAAGCATCCGCTCTCCACTCTGCAAGAGTGACAGCGGCTCATGTAGGAAGACATGTCAGCACAGTCGCTCATACACTCATAAGAGCGCCCCTGAAAGTTCCTGTCCTCGTAGAAAAtgacctgtttttttttgtttttttaggaaaTTAAAGGAAGGAATAAAAGGAAATTAGTTGCCTTTGTGCCTCTTATGTCATTTGACTTGTAGTTACCAGGTACTTGTTTGTTACAGTACATAATCTATCTGCTATTATCTACATAATGTTTTGATGATTTGTTGCAAATATAGATTGCATACTGTTACTTACTTTGCCCATGATCACAGTTGTGCTAGTGCTCCTCAGGACTGAGTGGTTGCCACAGTTACACTGAGACTGTCTGTTTAAAGCGCTCACTTTTATACCACAGAATATGTGCCCTGCATTGTGGGTAAGCTCCTGACCCAGCAAAAATACATGGAGGCCCTCCATGCAAAGTGAGATCTATAGGGATATTTGTCAACATGTGTGGTACAGCTGTGAATGTACCATACAGCGTCCTTTTTACACTCTACAAAGAGAGAATAATTGTCTGGATATTTGTCAGATCCTAAGACATTTATCTCTTTTAGACGACAAACTTAATTatcctacaaccccaattccaaaaaagttgggacgctgtgtaaatgtaaataaaaacagaatgcaatgatttgcaaatctcataaacCAATATGTTATTCACAATATAACATAAAAACATATCCAATGTTTAAACTGAGGAAATGTACCATTTTAAGGAACAAATAAggta
Coding sequences within it:
- the LOC127447014 gene encoding gamma-crystallin M2-like isoform X1, whose translation is MGKVIFYEDRNFQGRSYECMSDCADMSSYMSRCHSCRVESGCFMMYDRPNYMGNQYFFRRGEYADYMSMFGMSDCIKSCRMIPVYRGSYRMRIYERENFMGQMYELMDDCDNIMDRYRMSHCNSCHVMDGHWLMYEQPHYRGRMHYFRPGEYRSFSNMGGMRFMSMRRIMDSCY